GTTCGGCGCGCTGTCCGTGTGGGAAAACTTGGCGCTCGGCGGGCAGTTCATGCCGGAGCGCGAACGCCATGCAAGGCTCGACGAACTCTATGCGAGCTATCCGATATTAAAGACCAAACGCAGCGCGCGCGCCGCGAGTCTTTCGGGCGGCGAGCGGCAGATTTTGTCGCTTGCGCGCGCGTTGATGCCGCGTCCGCGCTTTCTTCTGCTCGACGAGCCATCGGCGGGATTGTCGCCGCGCATGCTGTCCGAAGTGTTCGACGCCATCGTGCGCCTGCGCGACACCGAGCGCGTCGGCGTGTTGATGGTGGAACAGAACGCGGCGCAGGCGCTGCGCATTTCGAATCGCGCGTATGTGCTTTCGATGGGACAGGTCGCCCTCGAAGGCGACGCCGCCGATCTGCTCGCGAGCGACGACATGCGCCGGCTCTATCTTGGCGGCAGCGTGCAATGACGACGAACGAAAGAAGCGAGGAACGCGACGTGGCTTTGCGCAACGTGACACTGGAGGACAAGTACGCGCTCGATCACGGGCGCGTGTTCATGACGGGCGTGCAGGCGCTCGTGCGGCTGCCGCTGATGCAGCGCCTTCGCGACGATGCCGCTGGTCTGCATACCGCCGGCTATATCTCGGGTTATCGCGGCTCGCCGCTCGGCACTTACGATGCGGAACTGCACAAGGCGAGGAAGCATCTCGACGCCGCGCATGTCGTCTTCGTGCCGGGCGTGAACGAGGATCTTGCGGCAACGGCGGTATGGGGTTCGCAACAGGCCGAGGCGGGCGGCGAAGGCAGATACGACGGCGTGTTCTCGATCTGGTACGGCAAGGGACCGGGCGTCGATCGCAGCGGCGACGCG
The sequence above is a segment of the Caballeronia sp. Lep1P3 genome. Coding sequences within it:
- a CDS encoding ABC transporter ATP-binding protein encodes the protein MITVSNVVAGYSRDVDILRGVSLAAKELEIVTILGPNGCGKSTLLKTVAGFLMPKSGAVQLDGIDVGQVSVHRKIRAHRIGFVPQTDNVFGALSVWENLALGGQFMPERERHARLDELYASYPILKTKRSARAASLSGGERQILSLARALMPRPRFLLLDEPSAGLSPRMLSEVFDAIVRLRDTERVGVLMVEQNAAQALRISNRAYVLSMGQVALEGDAADLLASDDMRRLYLGGSVQ